Within Cercospora beticola chromosome 6, complete sequence, the genomic segment TAGACTAGCCCATGGCCGTGGTTGTACAATTCTCTCCAGCACGTGCTATAATAGTGCTGTGCACGAATCATGGAGCTCAACGCTGCCAATTGCCTCGAACTCTTCTATTGAGAGTGCGGATTGGCTGGTCCGCACATTTTTCTATTCGTCGCTGAGATCCACAATGCCGCCATGTCTACCACGTCTCTTGCTTGTAGCGGCCGCTCTTCTCCATGTTCTCCAGGTATgcctcggcttcttctgcagacATTGCGCCGTGTTCCATAAAAGCATCTATCAATGCTTGACGAACACCTTTGGGCATGTTCCCAGACGATCCGCAGACATAGACTTTGCCGTGCTTCTGTAACAGAGCTTCGCAGACCTTGTTTCCATTGGCTCGAATCTGGTCTTGGACGTATTGTCTCGGCTTGTCCTGGTCACGAGAGAAGGCGGTGCAAACAGCAAGTCCATCGTTTTCCGCGAATGCCCGCCATTCGTCGCGGAAGAAGTAGTCGCTGTTCTCGTTGCGACAACCAAAGAAAAGAATATCACCAGTCAGAGACGTCGGATCCTTTCCACTTTGCGCTTCCTGTGCCCATAACAGTCGCTCATGGACCATCGAACGCATTGGCGCCAGCCCGGTACCAGGCCCGACCATGACCACGGGAACCTCAAGTTCTGAAGGCCGGACGTCGAGATAGCCTGCCTGGAGCCCAATACTGATCTTCTGATTCTCCTTCAATGTGGCGATGTACCTCGTGCACACGCCGTATCGCCTGCGATACTTAATGATCGGACTGGGAGGGTCGACAATGGCAATCAAGAGCTGTACCCTTGTGCGGCCACTGTCGTCAGCCTTCAATGCGCCACCACTAGCAATACTGAACTGCCGGCCTCGCATGATAGGAAGCGCGGTCAGCGCGTATTGCCAAGGGATTTTGATAAGGGTAAAGTCCATCATAGCTTCGACTATCGTTCGTTTCGGTCGCGTGGTGTAGTCCCACAGCTCATCGATCAGCTCTGGATTGGCAAGCTCTAGTAAACGCTCCTTTTGATACGCCTCATCTTCTGTACTTTCCCCAGCGAAATGCACCAATCCGGCGAAAAATGATCTCCGAGGTATGGACATGATGTCGAGTACATTCTCCAGTAGCCATCGTAAGGTCAGATTCACTTCTGATAACTTGAAATTCCGCAACGGCGAAGGCGTGGAGAGCTTGTTGTTCAACATATCTTGATTGGTAATGAGCGACAGCGGAAGGTCTGCGACATCTTGCCACTTCATTAGTTCGATGAAAGCTTGCACGTCTTCCGGGAAGTTCTTGGGATATATCACTGCGACCGCGCCTGGACCATAAGTCACCTGCTCCTCAACGCGGAGATCTAGCAGTCTCACATCCTGGAAATGCTTCGTAGGCGTAATGCGATCGTTGTGCTCAATATGGGCAGCATATGAGCCGACTactggcagcagagatgaAGACGGTAGGCCCGCATCCGCCGAGTCTGCGCTTGCATCCGTGGTACTGTGCACGCCATTGATATTCAGGTTAGCATGTAGCACATCTCCAGCCGGCTGTGCCACAAGCTTCCATTTGGGCTCGACAAAGAAGTCATCTGCTATCGGCTCGACGTCGTCGGCCAGAGGAAATGCTTCCAATAACTTCTGCTTGAGCTGCACGATCCATTCACGAAAGCCCGCACTGTGACCCTCTGGATGTTGTTCGTTGCCTTCACCTCGTTCGCAAAAGCTCTGTGCTCCAAGTTGGGTGAGGCGGCCGCAGACGAGACGATGGGCCACATTGTACTGTGCATATGAGCTGTCACCAAGACCAAAGGAAGAGAAACGAAGTCTACGGAAAATGCCCGGCTTCAAGGCGCTGctgagcagcttcttccaaaAGCCGCGGGCATTCTGTGGCATCTCACCTTGTCCGGTggtggagatggagaagatgactATCGTCGGCCGCAAGAGGTCTTTCAACACGACCGAGTCGAGGTCGAGGACGGTCGTGTCGAATCGCAGACGTTCAGTCATGCGACCAATCTCCTCTGCCACATCCTGAGCATTGCCTGTCTCAGAGCCATAGAGAATCAGGGCAGTGCGCGGCGGGCTCCTGCGTCTTGCCGCATCAGCGTCGTGATCCTggcggaggaagaaggcatcGGCTGCCGTGTCACACGCGCCTACTGCTGCAGTGCTGGCGACTGTGGCGAGTGCGAGggaggtggtgttgtggtGCCGTACCGTTGACTCTGCCTGCCCTCAGCAACGcccgctcctgctgctgcatcgtggCCAGTGCTTTCCGTGAATGGCATCGTGAGGGCGGTGTAGCGACAAACTCATTGGCACATGTGCAGGGGCCGAAGAGCAAATGTGCTGCTGAGGCTCGATCATCGTCGCATGATGGGTCGAGCGGTGGCGGCCACGGGCAAAAATTCACCAGCATGCACACGACATGGCCGGGTCGAGTGAGCGTCATTGGCTCCGTTCACTTTAGCTCCCGCCTCCAGTTGCGCCTGCTGTGCGGCGAAGGCAGGGGTCCCGCTTGGCATGCGAAATGTTGATGATTCTCGAACTCCTTTCcgacgcttctccttctctccaTCGTCAAtcaacaacaccatcaccacaacacccAAAATCTCACGATCAGGCCACGAAGCTAGCCACGACAACTCTCCGTACGTCGCCCCCGCAGAAACGCCGCGCACGCGACAAGCGCATCGTCCTGACTGACACACTTTCTACAGCTTGACAATCTGTTTCCATCAGCGGACCAGGGCACCTAGTTTCCTTAACCACCACACGACCCCAGTCAATACCATACCCACAAAGACCTTTTTCGTGTCATCAACCTGCAAACAATATGTCTGTTGAAGCTGCCACCGCCCAATTGGCAAACACCACCCTCAACGAGCCTACCGGCACCGCGGAAGGCGCCAGTGTCGGAGCTGGCGGCGACAAGCCCATCAACGCATCACAGAATGAGGCTGTCATCGCAAGCGCCGCCGAGGGTCGGCGACTGTATATCGGAAACCTCGCGTACGCGACCACCGAGGGAGAGTTGAAGGAGTTCTTCAAGGACTACCTTGTGTACGTTGCACCTGCCGCCTCGTTGCACAGGAAGTCGCGTGCTGACTGTTATTACAGCGAAACCACTTCGATCCCAACCAACCCACGCACGACTCGCCCAGTCGGATACGCCTTCGTTGACGTGTCCACCCCTACCGAGGCTGAGCGTGCCATCAACGAGTTGAACGGCAAGACCATCCTGGATCGCAAGGTCTCCGTCCAGCTCGCCCGCAAGCCAGAGCCTGCTGCCGAGAAGACTGCCACATCCGAGAACGCAGAGGGTGGTGAAGGCCAACAGCGTCGCCGCTCATCTACCCGTGGCCGTGGTCGCGGCCGTGGACGAGGTGGACGCGCAGGTCGTGGAGGCCGCAAAGGCGCTGAGACCAACGGCGAGGCTACCGAGGGCACCAACGGCCCCACCAacgttcctgctgctgtcaaCCCACTGACACAGACCACAAACGAGGCTCTTACCGGCcaagagggcgaggagggtACCATCACCGTGGACGGCAAGCAGGGCAAGTCCCGTGCCCCACGCGAGCCACGCAAGCAACGCGGACCTCCAGAGGACGGCGTTCCAAGCAAGACGAAGATCATGGTTGCCAACTTGCCTTACGATCTTCGCGAAGAGAAGGTATGTTTCCACTGAGTCTCAGAGTAATCGTTCCTGCCTGATGCTGACCTTTTAGAAGCTGCTTGAGATCTTCGCCGACTACCAGCCCACCTCCGCTAAGATTGCGCTCCGCCCCATCCCCAAATTCATGGTTCGCAAGCTTCAGGCACGCAACGAGCCACGCAAGGGTCgcggcttcggcttcgtcACGCTCGCTAGCACCGAGCTCCAACAGAAGGCTTGCGAGGACATGAACGGCAAAGAGATCGAGGGACGTGAAATTGCCGTTAAGGTCGCGATTGATAGCCCAGGcaaggaggacgaggacccAAACGCACCAATTGGCGAGACTGGCGTTGACGCCGAGCCATCGACTGCTGAGGGCTCTGCCAACGTCAACACTGCCACTGCTTGAGCGGGAGATTCTCGCTAGCGCGCCTGAAAATCTGTCTTGCCTCTCCTCCACTTCTTGCCTGTTCTATGCAGCATCTTGGCTATCTGGTATGGACATACGCTGCAGAGTTCTGGGCGAAATCGGGCTGCGGTGGGACAAacgaaaggaagaagaacaCCGCTCAATGTTGACATCGATTTGAACATGAGATGCGACGAGTTTATGCCATTCTGCACATTGTATTCGATGTAGTTTTAGATATGAACACATTGAGACAACCTGGTTGTGCAAGTTTTCAACTCCAGAACTTGGTCCGGGGCTTGTGGTTTGCGTGTTTGCATGTGCATATCGGTGAAGCTTTGTTGTATGCATCCTTGCCCTCGGCTCTGCACGTCCCCACAAAATCGTCTGAGCTCTTGTTTCTTATGCCGAGATCGCATAGCCGTAACTGACGTCTTCTTTGACAGAAACCGTCCGAGAACTGTCTGCATTACTTCAGAACAGCAAACATGGCCACCAAACTACGGATATTGGTGCCAGTGAAGCGTGTCATTGACTATGCTGTAGGCTCGCCCTCCAATGGTATCGCACCCTGCTGGGCAACGACTGAATCGTGTCATGACAGGTCAAACCTCGCGTCAACAAGGCCCAGACGGGCGTCGAGACGAACGTCAAGCACTCGATGAATCCGTTCGACGAACTTTCGATCGAAGAGGCCGTCCGTATGCGCGAAGCGAAAAAGCCTGTCGAGGACATCCTTGCTTTCTCCGCTGGGCCAGCCAAGAGCCAGGACATTCTGCGCACTGCGATGGCTATGGGTGCCGATCGGGGCATTTTGGTGCAAGAAGACAAAGTGGAATTGGAGCCCTTGGGTGTCGCGAAACTGCTGAAGAAGGTCGTGGAGCAAGAAGACCGGAATCTGGTCATTCTGGGCAAGCAGTCGATCGACGATGATGCGAATCAGACGGGACAAATGCTTGCGGGGCTCCTCAACTGGCCGCAAGCGACACAAGCTAGCAAGGTCGATATTGCAGACGACGGAGCGGTCACTGTGACGAGGGAAGTGGATGGCGGAGTGGAGACTTTGAAGGCCAAGCTGCCCATGATTATCACCACGGACCTGAGGTTGAACGAGCCGAGGTATGCGTCGCTGCCGAATATtatgaaggcgaagaagaagccgttgGACAAGAAGACGCTCAAGGACTATGGGCTAGACGGCGAGAAGAGGCTGAAGACGATCAAAGTCGCTGAGCCAGCGGCGAGGCAAGGCGGCGGTAAAGTGGAGGACGTCGATGGCATGATCTCGAAGCTCAAGGAATTGGGCGCGTTGTAGAGTGGACTCGGTATACGATTGAATGCCATACACGTGTACATAGGCGTGGTGTTGGTGCGAGGCAAGGTGAGTTGTTGCCTGATCTGTCCTTGGTACCGCAGGCTGCTGCCGCAGCCTTGCCACTAGAATTGGCAATCTGATGGAGTTGATACTTCTGATTTTGCGCATGCTGGCAGCTAAGCTTCTGCTTCCCCATGCCACAACAGCTTTCCTCTTTTTCGAAACTCGTTGCTGCTAATCTCGCACCTTCATACTCACAGGGAGCGGATTCGAGAACGCGCGCGCGACCACGCGAGCCACCAAGCGCTGGAGCGACGGCGCGCTTCAGCGATACGAAGTGCGTGCGGCCGTTACTGGACGACCACGTGAAGCGCTGGGCGCCTTCACTTGCGCTCACCTCGCGCTGCATTTGCTGGAGTCATAAGCGAGCTTTCTCCTGCCATCCATCACACCCACAACGTCCTTCGACGTGTCGCCACCACCGCGCAACGACACGCGGTCGTCAGCGAATGCACTCACTGCTCTAAAGGTCTTGGCCTCTTCGTACACATTATTTTGGCTTCCAAGGACAGCGCACCGCGCCGGATCGGACATCGCACATTTGGCAAACCACTGGATTCAAAATGGCTGCTATCGAGGGGCTTACAGTGACGCAGAACGTCGACCTTCAGGGCGTCAATGTCGGCGACCTCATCTTCGTGGAGAAGGTCGAGTACGACTCAGATGACGACGCGGAGTACGAGAGCGACGAGGAGAATGAATCCGATCGTGATGAAGACGGCGACGAGTACGGCGATGATTCAAGCTCcaccagcgacgacgatgagagcGATGCCGACGACGGCGAGTCCGTCAAGCCAACCATGTAAGTAGGCGATGGAGCATTTTTCTTCGCCCCCATTTCAGGCGCAAGCAGTGAAATGCAGCTTGACGGAAGATCAGCTAGACGCAAGCATTTCGGAGATACATGCTAATGGAGCTCAATAGGTACATCATCGTAAGCATCACCAAAGATGCTGACGAGATCGTCGACATCAGCATCGCACCCTTGGCTTTCAGCGACAAAGTCGGTGCCCAGTATGGAGGACACAACTACCATATCTTCGGAGATCGGTGCGGGGCATCCCATGAATGTGAGTATCACCGTTTGGTGTCCCCGTTCGATTATACAAATGACGGAATCTGAGTCCCATTGGCTCAACTGCACCACGGCATCCCTCACGGGAGCCCTTCATATGCTGACCATCTTTTCAGGCGACGAAACGTGCCCCTTTGCCACTAGTATCAAACAGGTTGCCTCGGATGCTTCCGTCTTCTTGGTAAGTCCAACTGGTGACTACATCAGGAGCGTCATCATGTCCCCTCGGCGTTGTTTGGATACTTGCACGAACGGATTTCTCGATAGTCTTTCTTGCCTCAGCGACATGGTGGAGAACTATACCCCGGAGATGTTGGTGTACGAGCAGAGCAATGCGGGAGTGGTCCCGGCATTCTTGGAGAAGCCGCTCTGCCCCGTGTGTATTGGGCCAGGTCTTCTGCAAGAGCAACAAGGTCTTCAACATGATTTGTTGGTGAATAACCTTATGCGCTTCACGGCAATTGTCGATTACCACGGCATGGTTGCAGCGCGCCGCAATGCTCTCGGCTATCAGTTCGTCCAGTTTGATGAGCGGCGTTGGGGTATGGCATTTGGGGACATGCTCTCGGAGGACCAAGACGGATATGACGACGGTAAGTGAAGACACCCTGTGCATCTTCATCCTGTGATTCAACCCACTGGCTagtgcggcggcggcagcaagcGCAAATGCGCGAAGGTGAGACGCGATGGAAATGAACATCCCCTGACACTTACTCTAGGAGAATACGAGCACTGGGCAGAGGCCCAAGATCCTAATGCCATCGTGAACCTTCAGCCAGCTTCTAAAGAGACGATCGCCGCCCTTCCTCGAAAGAAGCGTAGCGAGGTCACATTCCAGGGAGAAGATGAGCTGTGCCCGATCGATCTACAGTCATTCGAGAGCGACTGTACACTGCTGCAACTTTCATGTGGCCACAAGTATCACGAGGAATGCCTTGTTCAGTGGCTTCGACACCACAACACTTGTCCGGTTTGCCGTGAAGTTGTCCCCGATGTCAATGGCGAGCAAGAGGGCAAGGCGAGGCCAGAGGTTACCTCAGGTAAGTTCAAATCATCACAGAACCTGCACTGTGCAGTAGCTCTAATTGCAGGGCGGAAAGCTGTGGTCGGGCGCTTGACTTCATAAACAAAGGA encodes:
- a CDS encoding uncharacterized protein (BUSCO:EOG09261QR5), whose product is MPFTESTGHDAAAGAGVAEGRQSQRYGTTTPPPSHSPQSPALQQSPPRTALILYGSETGNAQDVAEEIGRMTERLRFDTTVLDLDSVVLKDLLRPTIVIFSISTTGQGEMPQNARGFWKKLLSSALKPGIFRRLRFSSFGLGDSSYAQYNVAHRLVCGRLTQLGAQSFCERGEGNEQHPEGHSAGFREWIVQLKQKLLEAFPLADDVEPIADDFFVEPKWKLVAQPAGDVLHANLNINGVHSTTDASADSADAGLPSSSLLPVVGSYAAHIEHNDRITPTKHFQDVRLLDLRVEEQVTYGPGAVAVIYPKNFPEDVQAFIELMKWQDVADLPLSLITNQDMLNNKLSTPSPLRNFKLSEVNLTLRWLLENVLDIMSIPRRSFFAGLVHFAGESTEDEAYQKERLLELANPELIDELWDYTTRPKRTIVEAMMDFTLIKIPWQYALTALPIMRGRQFSIASGGALKADDSGRTRVQLLIAIVDPPSPIIKYRRRYGVCTRYIATLKENQKISIGLQAGYLDVRPSELEVPVVMVGPGTGLAPMRSMVHERLLWAQEAQSGKDPTSLTGDILFFGCRNENSDYFFRDEWRAFAENDGLAVCTAFSRDQDKPRQYVQDQIRANGNKVCEALLQKHGKVYVCGSSGNMPKGVRQALIDAFMEHGAMSAEEAEAYLENMEKSGRYKQETW
- a CDS encoding uncharacterized protein (BUSCO:EOG09263WWI), with protein sequence MATKLRILVPVKRVIDYAVKPRVNKAQTGVETNVKHSMNPFDELSIEEAVRMREAKKPVEDILAFSAGPAKSQDILRTAMAMGADRGILVQEDKVELEPLGVAKLLKKVVEQEDRNLVILGKQSIDDDANQTGQMLAGLLNWPQATQASKVDIADDGAVTVTREVDGGVETLKAKLPMIITTDLRLNEPRYASLPNIMKAKKKPLDKKTLKDYGLDGEKRLKTIKVAEPAARQGGGKVEDVDGMISKLKELGAL